GTTGTTTCGCTTTCGGACATCGTCGGCCACCGACGAGGGCCGGGGGATGACCGCCGACGGGCGGAGTGTTCTGCTGGACACCAGTGTGATCATCGACGGGCGGATCGCTGACATCGCCCGCACGGGATTCATCTGGGGCCCGATGTTGGTGCCCTCGTTCGTCCTGATCGAACTGCAGCACATTGCAGACTCGGCGGATAGCCTGCGCCGACAGAGGGGCCGTCGCGGTCTGGACATTCTGAATCGGTTGCAGAAGGACACAACGATCGCCTTCCGGATCACCGACGTCGATGTCGAAGGGGTGCGCGAGGTGGATGACAAGCTGGTGATCCTGGCCAAGCAGCTGCGCAGTCCGATTCTGACCAACGACTACAACCTCAACCGGGTCGCCGAGCTGCAGGGCGTGACGGTGCTGAACATCAACGAGCTGGCGAACGCGGTCAAGGTGGTGTACCTGCCGGGAGAGAGCCTGGACGTCGAGGTGATCCAGGAAGGGAAAGAGGCGGGGCAGGGGGTCGGCTATCTCGATGACGGCACCATGGTCGTTGTGGAAAGCGGGCGGGCGTACATCGGCCGCACAGTGCCGGTCGCCGTGACCAAGGTGCTGCAGACAGCGGCAGGTCGGATGATCTTCGCCCGGCCGGACGGCGCCTAGCGATTCAACAAGGTGGCTCGCCATGATGATCATGATCTACAACACCCTGACCCGCAAGAAGGAAGCCTTCGAGACGATCGAGCCGGGCAAGGTCCGGATGTACGTGTGCGGCCCGACGGTCTACGACCGCGCCCACGTCGGCCACGCCATGTCGTCGGTGGTCTTCGATGTCATCCGCCGCTACCTGGAGTACCGCGGCTATCAGGTCCGGCATGTGATGAACTACACCGACGTGGAGGACAAGATCATCCAGCGCGCCCAGGAAAGGGGAGTTGAGCCGGGCGAACTGGCCGGACAGTACCTGCAGCAGTACGACCAGCACCTGCGGGATCTGAATGTGCTTCCGGCCACGGTCAACCCGCGCGCCTCCCAGGAGATGGACCAGATTCTGGCGATGGTCCAGGGGTTGATGGACCGCGGCTTTGCCTATCAGGTCGACGGAGATGTGTACTTCCGAGTTGGGCGCGACCCGGACTATGGCAAGCTATCGCGCCGGCGTCTGGAGGACATGCGCGCCGGCGCCAGGCTCGAGGTCGATGAGCGCAAGGAAGACCCGGCGGACTTCGCCTTATGGAAGGCGGCCAAGCCGGGAGAGCCCTTCTGGGGCAGCCCCTGGGGGCCTGGCCGGCCTGGCTGGCACATCGAGTGCTCGGCGATGAATCTGCGCTATCTGGGGGAACAGATCGATATCCACGGCGGCGGCAATGACCTGGTCTTTCCGCACCATGAGAACGAAATCGCCCAGAGCGAGAGCTTCACGGATCGTCCCTTCGCCCGCTATTGGATCCACAATGGGATGCTGCAGCTGGGCGGCGAGAAGATGTCCAAGTCCCTCGGCAATCTGATCACGATCGACGAGTTCCTGGAGAAGCACAGCTCGGACGTGTTCCGCATGGTTGTGCTGAACTCGAGCTACCGGGGGCCGCTGACTTTCACAGCGGCCGTTCTTGAGCAGGCGACGAGCGCCCTGGAGCGCCTGCACAGCGGGCTGCGAGCGTCGGGGTCAGGGGAGGCCGTTGTGCCGCCAGCCGGCCTGGAGCTGCAGGCCAGAGCGCAAGATGCGATCCGCGGCTTCGAAGCCGCCATGGACGACGATTTCAACACTGCCGGGGCCCTGTCCCAGCTGTT
This is a stretch of genomic DNA from Anaerolineales bacterium. It encodes these proteins:
- the cysS gene encoding cysteine--tRNA ligase produces the protein MMIMIYNTLTRKKEAFETIEPGKVRMYVCGPTVYDRAHVGHAMSSVVFDVIRRYLEYRGYQVRHVMNYTDVEDKIIQRAQERGVEPGELAGQYLQQYDQHLRDLNVLPATVNPRASQEMDQILAMVQGLMDRGFAYQVDGDVYFRVGRDPDYGKLSRRRLEDMRAGARLEVDERKEDPADFALWKAAKPGEPFWGSPWGPGRPGWHIECSAMNLRYLGEQIDIHGGGNDLVFPHHENEIAQSESFTDRPFARYWIHNGMLQLGGEKMSKSLGNLITIDEFLEKHSSDVFRMVVLNSSYRGPLTFTAAVLEQATSALERLHSGLRASGSGEAVVPPAGLELQARAQDAIRGFEAAMDDDFNTAGALSQLFELVRAIHQGREAGADVAAVESAQATLRRLAGVLGLRLERTEAGATTTGPLVELLIELRLELRQAGLYPLADRIRQRLAELGIVLEDGKQGTTWRLS
- a CDS encoding TRAM domain-containing protein, with amino-acid sequence MSGDFIMRLIGMVVLAIGGIYLGAYLGEFAGGPAELWAAVFGLLGALIGLVVTPYLTTRPVRAIRRSVAQLSAQAMLAGLLGLIVGLIVAALVSYPLSLLPSPFGEVLPFVSALLFGYLGVSIFYLRQHDILGLFRFRTSSATDEGRGMTADGRSVLLDTSVIIDGRIADIARTGFIWGPMLVPSFVLIELQHIADSADSLRRQRGRRGLDILNRLQKDTTIAFRITDVDVEGVREVDDKLVILAKQLRSPILTNDYNLNRVAELQGVTVLNINELANAVKVVYLPGESLDVEVIQEGKEAGQGVGYLDDGTMVVVESGRAYIGRTVPVAVTKVLQTAAGRMIFARPDGA